In Arthrobacter sp. CJ23, the genomic window TCTTGATGTCGTAAGCCAGACGGCGACGGCCCCAGATGTCAACCTTTTCGATGGTTCCACCATCGTTGGTGATGACGGTGAGGAACTTCTGAAGCGACGGCTCTACGGTACGCTCTTCGACCTCGGGGTCGATGATTACCATCAATTCGTAAGGACGCATATGTGAACCCACCTCCTTTGGGCTAAGCGGTTACGGTATTTCCGTAACAGGAGGTTCATTTGCGATGCCGTGGGTCCGCCCGCCACCGGAAATTCGGCAGCGGGGCGTAGCACAGACTTCAATATCTTAGTCCATCTCCTGTGTCCAATGCTATTCGGCGGGTTTGCGGGGCAGAACAGGCGGGTTCGCGTATGTGGAAAACCGGGATGGCGGCAGCAAAACCGGGACCATGACCGGCCAGACGAGCACCCGGGCCCACACACGACAAAACCCCTGGAAGATCATGGACCTTCCAGGGGTTTCCTGTGCGCGGAGGGGGACTTGAACCCCCACCCCCTTTCGAGGACTAGCACCTCAAGCTAGCGCGTCTGCCATTCCGCCACCCGCGCAGGGTGATTCGGAGAAAAGCACCGAACAATCGGCGTTTCGTTTTTCTCCTCAACAGCGACAAAGACACTAGCACGGGGAGCGCAGAATCATGGATTCCTGTGCGGCAGGCGTGACTTCGCCAAGGCTCCCCCAGGAAAGTAGTTGCCAAATTGGAAAGTACTTTCTAGGCTGATCGAGCAAACACCAACAGGGGGAGACCATGAAGGCAGCACCGCTTTCCAAACCAACACCCGAAGAAGCCATTGCACTGCTGGAGCGGGCACAAGCTGTCGGCTCCGCCGCGACAGCCTCCGTCAGCTGGCCTCACACGGCGTTCATGGTGGCCTTTGGGGCCTCGACCTCACTGGGGACACTTGCGATGGGCTTGACCACCGGAGTCCCGTATTTGGTCAGCATGTTGGCCATGATGGTCTGGAACATCCTTTTGGTGACGTTCCTCGCCACCTTCGCCCGCTCTTCCAAGGCCGGCTTCAAGAAGCGCTGGGGCTTGTACCTATGGCTTTGGTCGATCACTTACGTCATCGCCGTGGTCCTGGCCTCCCTGTCCCAGGGCCAGAACATCATTGGGACCTGCATCGGCTCTGTTCTGATCCTCGTGGTGACAGTCTCGTGCGCTTGGCGTGAGGCGAAGGCATGACGGTCCCCGAGCATCCCCGGCATCGTCTCGCGGATTCCTTGACGCACCCGGTCCGGTTCTCGATCGTGGCTGGTCTTGCAGCTGCGGAGTCGCTGGATTTCAAGGACCTCAAGGAAGCCGTTCAGGTCAACGACTCAACCCTGAGCAAACAGATCTCCATCCTGGAGGCAGCCGGTTTCGTGGAGGTCAGGAAGAGCTTCGTGGGCAAGCTGCCGAGGACATCACTCAAGCTGAGCCCCGGCGGCAGGAAGGCCTGGGCGGTCCACCTTGAGGCGCTCCGGGAAATCGCAGGCCAATAGCAAGGCCAGCAGCCCCCACGGACCGCCGCCCGGAACGGCACCGGAGCGCCGGCGTCGTTCTTGGCTAGGGTAGGCCCCATGGACGCCGCGCCCTTGAACAGCATCATCATCCCGATCGTCTCCGCAGCGATCTTCCTCTACGCGTTGTATTTCGTGGTCCGCTCCGGCGTCCGCGACGGCATCCTGCAAGCCCGCAAGAAGGGCGGCGGCCAGGACCTGGAAGGGTGAGGACATGAAACAGGCAAGGGTCAGGCGCAGCCGGCTGCGCTTTGTGGTCATGGTCCTGGCGGGCGCAGCGGCCGCCGTAGCCACAGGCCTGGGCGGCGGCTGGCTCGCAGCCCCCGCCGTCGGCTGGGCCGTGGCCGCGGTCGTCTACGTCGCCTGGGTGTGGCTGGTGGTGGGCCGGATGGATCCGGAACAGACCCGTCTGCACGCCACCGCCGAGGACCCCTCCCGCGGCGCCACCGACGTGCTGATCCTCATCGCAAACCTGGCCAGCCTCGCCGCGGTGGCCGCCGTAGTGGTCGGCTCCCATGGGAGCGGAACGCAGGGCACGCGGCTCGTGTCGGGCGCACTGGCGCTGGCGTGCGTGGCGCTCTCGTGGATGCTCGTACAGACCCTCTTCACGCTGCGCTACGCGGAGCTCTACTACGGCACGGGCGAGGCCGCGGGCGGCGAGGTGGGCGGCATCAGCTTCAACCAGGAGCGCCCGCCGCAGTACACGGACTTCGCGTACCTGGCCACGAGCCTGGGGATGACCTACCAGGTATCGGACACCAACCTGGAGAACCACGGGATCCGCGCCGAGGCCCTCAAACACAGCCTGCTGTCCTACCTGTTCGGCACGGTCATCTTGGCGGCAACCATCAACCTGGTGATCGGGCTGGCCGTATAGGCTCGCCGTTCACCTGCCTTCCGGTGCAGGTTCCTTAAACGCGGACGGGGCAACCGCCGTCGTGCGCTGACGGCAGTTGCCCGGACGCTAAGGACGCTTACGACGCCGGGCCGGCGTCAACGCTTTCGAGCTCGGCGTCCTCGGCGGCTGGAGTCGCCGGGAGGGCGACGGCGCGGCCCTTGCGGTAGCGCCACACGCCGATTCCGACCACGACGGCGGCCAGGGCCAGCGACAAGATCAGGGATTCGCGGGTGGATTCCAGGATGACCATTCCGACCAGGAGGGCGATGATGCTGATGATCGCCAGCCAGGTCAGGTAGGGGAAGAACCACATCTTCAGGGCGAGGTCCTTGGCCGCGGCACCCATGCGGCGGCGCAGGATCAGCTGGGATGCGGCAATGACGAGCCACACGAACAGGGCGATGGCGCCGGAGGTGTTGACCAGGAACAGGAACACGGTGTCCGGTGCGATGTAGTTCAGGCCAACCGTGATGAAGCCAACCACGGTGGAGGCCAGCACTGCTGCCGCCGGCACGCCCCGCTTGGAGATCTTCATCCACGATTTGGGGGCGTCGCCGCGCTGGGACAGGGAGAACAGCATGCGGCTGGCCGTGTAGAGGCCGGAGTTCAGGCAGGAGAGCACGGAGGTCAGGACAACAATGTCCATGATGGTGCCG contains:
- the rpsF gene encoding 30S ribosomal protein S6, which gives rise to MRPYELMVIIDPEVEERTVEPSLQKFLTVITNDGGTIEKVDIWGRRRLAYDIKKKSEGIYAVVNFTAAPATAKELDRQLSLNETIMRTKIIRPEDQKVVAE
- a CDS encoding transcriptional regulator, with the protein product MTVPEHPRHRLADSLTHPVRFSIVAGLAAAESLDFKDLKEAVQVNDSTLSKQISILEAAGFVEVRKSFVGKLPRTSLKLSPGGRKAWAVHLEALREIAGQ
- a CDS encoding DUF1345 domain-containing protein — protein: MKQARVRRSRLRFVVMVLAGAAAAVATGLGGGWLAAPAVGWAVAAVVYVAWVWLVVGRMDPEQTRLHATAEDPSRGATDVLILIANLASLAAVAAVVVGSHGSGTQGTRLVSGALALACVALSWMLVQTLFTLRYAELYYGTGEAAGGEVGGISFNQERPPQYTDFAYLATSLGMTYQVSDTNLENHGIRAEALKHSLLSYLFGTVILAATINLVIGLAV